From Salmo salar unplaced genomic scaffold, Ssal_v3.1, whole genome shotgun sequence, the proteins below share one genomic window:
- the LOC123732920 gene encoding cell wall protein DAN4 — protein MTLVFDKQTSVPSSSNAQTILTNSSTSLNILPGSIRVDVATTTPAAAVTTTTPAAAVTTTTPAAAVTTTTPAVASTDPPSSSEGTLGLRFSLHQPFNSNLSNRSSSEFKTLSANVVTNVNKVYAGTPGFNRSIVNSFRNGSVVTDMTLVFDKQSSVPSSSSAQTILTNSSTSLNILPGSIRVDVATTTPAAAVTTTTPAAAVTTTTPAAAVTTTTPAAAVTTTTPAAAVTTTTPAAAVTTTTPAVASTDPPSSSEGILSLRFSLNQTFNSDLSNPSSSAFKTLSTNVVTNVNTVFAGTAGFRRSIVNSFRSGSVVTDMTLVFDKQSSVPSSSSAQTILTNSSTSLNILPGSISVGSSTTSGSAPQPTAFSLAALPLSLALLMVQLLSS, from the exons ATGACCCTCGTGTTCGACAAGCAGACTTCGGTTCCCAGCTCAAGCAACGCACAGACAATTCTCACCAACAGTTCCACCTCCCTGAACATTCTACCAGGCAGCATCAGGGTTG aTGTTGCCacaaccactcctgcagcagctgttaccaccaccactcctgcagcagctgtcacaaccaccactcctgcagcagctgtcaccaccaccactcctgctgtcGCATCAACTGACCCTCCATCTTCTAGTGAAGGAACCCTGGGTCTTCGGTTCAGTCTCCACCAGCCATTCAACTCAAATCTTTCCAACCGGTCATCTTCAGAGTTCAAGACTCTGTCTGCCAACGTGGTCACTAAC GTGAACAAGGTTTATGCTGGGACCCCAGGCTTCAATCGTTCTATTGTCAACTCATTCAG GAATGGATCTGTAGTTACCGACATGACCCTCGTGTTCGACAAGCAGTCTTCGGTTCCCAGCTCAAGCAGCGCACAGACAATTCTCACCAACAGTTCCACCTCCCTGAACATTCTACCAGGCAGCATCAGGGTTG aTGTTGCCacaaccactcctgcagcagctgttaccaccaccactcctgcagcagctgttaccaccaccactcctgcagcagctgtcaccaccaccactcctgcagcagctgtcacaaccaccactcctgcagcagctgtcacaaccaccactcctgcagcagctgttaccaccaccactcctgctgtcGCATCAACTGACCCTCCATCTTCTAGTGAAGGAATCCTGAGTCTTCGGTTCAGTCTCAACCAGACGTTCAACTCAGATCTTTCCAACCCGTCCTCTTCAGCATTCAAGACTCTGTCTACCAACGTGGTCACTAAC GTGAACACGGTTTTTGCTGGGACGGCAGGCTTCCGTCGTTCCATTGTCAACTCATTCAG GAGTGGATCTGTAGTTACCGACATGACCCTCGTGTTCGACAAGCAGTCTTCGGTTCCCAGCTCAAGCAGCGCACAGACAATTCTCACCAACAGTTCCACCTCCCTGAACATTCTACCAGGCAGTATCAGTGTTG GGTCATCAACCACATCAGGAAGTGCTCCCCAACCCACTGCCTTCTCTCTGGCTGCCTTGCCTCTCAGTTTGGCTCTGTTAATGGTACAGCTGCTGTCTAGCTAA